In a single window of the Drosophila subpulchrella strain 33 F10 #4 breed RU33 chromosome X, RU_Dsub_v1.1 Primary Assembly, whole genome shotgun sequence genome:
- the LOC119558183 gene encoding zinc finger SWIM domain-containing protein 8 isoform X1 — MDRFSSDDSIRFEEDSLCSWSSEPESLCNNWRGWKKPAAGSGAGSSGLSGMGSMAMAFGAGASSSCTPGGSGAAMANTSTCGRYYEVSTLAELAARCVASYIPFELVEHVYPPVPEQLQLRIAFWSFPDNEEDIRLYSCLANSSADEFNRGDSLFRVRAVKDPLQIGFHLSASVSQTPRAYFNVAVTFDRRRISSCNCTCTSSAYWCSHVVAVCLHRIHCPQEVCLRAPVSESLTRLQRDQLQKFAQYLISELPQQILPTAQRLLDELLSAQPTAINTVCGAPDPTAGASINDQTSWYLDEKTLHNNIKRILIKFCLPAPIVFSDVNYLTNSAPPAAAEWSSLLRPLRGREPEGMWNLLSIVREMYRRCDRNAVRLLEIITEECLYCDQILIWWFQTKLALMMGSHGHSGGKHSNTHSNSTALQHACSSLCDEIVALWRLAALNPGLAPDERDMLHAQFTAWHLKILDRVVKSRMMPSSYTNKHQQNSRSETELFIGFKPAIEACYLDWEGYPIPGVTHTHDTNPIYYSPFTCFKHTDLKGETNNPGQLNATQALMTNNKHYNYFSASSDHGMHAGAFKQRLDRPFRESRFYTNPTDLEGSAALPGGGSGRFSTGLGSVNVGGGVAGVGQISGGVNNSIGAATAEVNPVQQQLPSGSAGVSASVANVKVVVAADGNRSSASSEGFCENDDFGGDTSSSHNYCPPGQAVVPGQKSALTESDSQSSFDAVSQQSKDEVPVGGVGVTVGVEQVLSTSDTSSASSASSSASTASGSSNSSTSSMLMAGQEATVGAGGGVQQTPRRLSKDESFSSSSDEFNQGTVGGSASGVGGAAGNGSALGEPVQEGEGATAGGDLTPVPSTSAAARAALAASSTVPVMPTAPHLVTSAAGGMGALGLGASVDQPSTSSAHTSRTLAAAVAASSDKPHVFSNVRPTEDAWDILLARAEGLHAHGHGGEACILAVRLAEQMLANPPNLLLELPPAPKRKGKKQNVNPISHQLTVVASATLSKCAFLCTVLSENSEHYHIGFRICLFALEMPRPPASTKPLEVKLANQEADILALLKRLPLGSAELQVIRERAEQLRSGTFKTRGEALLPINLATFIFDALVTLSPAGGSAIGPGVASSSGGASAAGKSIVSTGPRLLLYKHNSDESLGFDAAVAALGLKANVSEAEHPLLCEGTRRQRGDLALTLLSHYKDDPRKIAKIMDKLLDRDIHTLLNAPLLPAYYSSNPPVRTPSNQPTRREEHDYGGGSGCASSNCNPVANLCELLPTDYGSVGGNSRPHSSTSAELELSMCALSMASSGSQSGGGQGIVPTPNAAGTTGTPSSSSTTASGSQNPNGNPSGGSGGGNGGGGNGGGGGGGGGSSSSSRSKESRYKGKRAYPSIPNQPSEASAHFMFELAKNVLTKAGGNSSTSLFTQASTSQNHHGPHRALHMCAFQLGLYALGLHNCVSPNWLSRTYSSHVSWILGQAMEIGAPAISFLIDTWEAHLTPPEAAGMADRASRGWDSNMVYPAAELALSVLPHAAALNPNEIQRAILQCKEQSDLMLERACLTVETAAKGGGVYPEVLFQVARYWYELYMRNTPNNSEHEPHDDTMDHSAVSLSALIESQQQHELQQQQQAVQQQQAVQQQQQAVQQQQQVVQQQQQLGMANSGVPGGVGPGPGLPVAVPPPVVGSVQNPQAQFQPVGVASLAPLGLAPYPPYSFCQGLYAHHHNLSYPPGQMQMYISAGPPPPPQAYGGYQQAPPQPPPNPQQQQQVVQQQVQQQQQVVQQQQQQVQMAGQAPPGHPGQQGHPGQPPSGFQQPPLPGAFQALPPQAYQAMQAPPGPPMGPPQGYYGPPPPPPPNGPPGVGVSVMPMRQHQHQHPVYPFMQQAPPQPQQQQQPPPSQPPVRQRQPHQFTSTQLRYLLAAYNVGMLAMETLARRVHDDRPQAKYARNPPYGEDVKWLLRISKKLGTQYLHQFCICAVNSIVSPFVLHDVAIESAHYLGRNNHQLVMQHLRSALTPLVQKCQQMYIQCIHQKLYHLTQGDYEEFASIVVAARAAFQITPEGSAQFKDWLQSIKRSKSCKKELWTQINAALQSNSK, encoded by the exons ATGGACCGCTTCAGCTCCGACGACTCCATCCGCTTCGAGGAGGACTCGCTGTGCAGCTGGAGCTCCGAACCGGAATCGCTGTGCAACAACTGGCGCGGTTGGAAGAAGCCCGCTGCGGGCAGCGGTGCAGGCAGTAGCGGTCTGAGCGGTATGGGTAGCATGGCGATGGCGTTCGGAGCAGGTGCCTCCAGTTCATGCACGCCGggcggcagtggagcggccaTGGCCAACACATCCACCTGCGGCAGATATTATG AAGTTTCCACATTGGCCGAGCTGGCAGCCCGCTGTGTGGCCTCCTACATACCGTTTGAGCTCGTGGAGCATGTGTATCCGCCGGTGCCAGAGCAGCTGCAGCTGCGCATTGCGTTCTGGAGCTTTCCGGACAACGAGGAGGACATCCGGTTGTATTCTTGCCTGGCCAACAGCTCTGCGGACGAGTTTAATCGCGGTGACTCGTTGTTTCGGGTGCGTGCCGTCAAGGATCCGCTGCAAATAG GCTTTCATTTGTCGGCCAGCGTCAGTCAGACGCCGCGTGCGTACTTCAATGTGGCCGTCACCTTTGACCGTCGACGCATCTCCTCCTGCAATTGCACCTGCACCTCGTCGGCCTACTGGTGCTCCCACGTAGTCGCCGTTTGTCTGCATCGCATACATTGC CCACAGGAAGTCTGTTTGCGGGCTCCAGTTTCCGAGTCGCTGACCCGCCTGCAACGCGACCAGCTGCAAAAGTTCGCCCAGTATCTGATAAGCGAGCTGCCTCAGCAGATCCTTCCGACAGCCCAGCGGCTCCTAGACGAGCTGCTCAGCGCCCAACCCACGGCGATCAACACCGTGTGCGGTGCACCCGATCCCACGGCTGGGGCCTCAATCAACGACCAGACCAGCTGGTATCTGGACGAAAAGACGCTGCATAATAACATTAAACGGATCCTCATCAAGTTCTGTTTGCCCGCCCCGATTGTGTTTAG CGATGTGAACTATCTGACAAACTCGGCTCCCCCGGCAGCGGCCGAGTGGAGTTCTTTGCTAAGACCGCTGCGCGGTCGTGAGCCGGAGGGCATGTGGAATCTGCTCTCGATCGTACGTGAGATGTACAGGCGCTGCGACCGGAACGCAGTGCGTCTGCTGGAGATCATTACGGAGGAGTGCTTGTATTGCGACCAAATACTGATCTGGTGGTTCCAGACGAAGTTGGCGCTCATGATGGGCTCACACGGCCATTCGGGCGGTAAGCACTCGAACACACACTCAAATTCCACGGCCCTGCAGCATGCTTGCAGTTCGCTGTGCGACGAGATAGTGGCCTTGTGGCGGTTGGCAGCGCTCAATCCCGGCCTGGCGCCGGATGAGCGGGATATGCTGCACGCGCAGTTCACGGCCTGGCACTTGAAGATACTCGATCGGGTGGTCAAGAGCCGGATGATGCCGTCGTCGTACACTAACAAGCACCAGCAGAACTCGCGGTCCGAGACTGAACTTTTCATCGGCTTTAAACCGGCCATCGAGGCATGTTACTTGGACTGGGAGGGTTACCCGATTCCCGGAGTGACGCACACCCACGACACGAATCCCATCTATTACTCGCCCTTCACCTGCTTCAAGCATACAGACCTGAAGGGCGAGACCAACAATCCCGGCCAGCTGAATGCTACCCAAGCGCTGATGACGAACAACAAGCACTATAATTACTTTAGTGCCTCCAGCGATCACGGCATGCACGCGGGAGCCTTTAAGCAGAGATTGGACAGACCCTTTCGGGAGTCACGATTCTATACAAATCCGACCGATCTGGAGGGCTCAGCTGCATTGCCTGGCGGAGGATCTGGCAGATTTTCCACGGGATTGGGTTCTGTTAATGTGGGTGGAGGTGTCGCAGGTGTTGGTCAAATAAGTGGAGGAGTAAATAACTCTATTGGAGCAGCGACCGCCGAAGTAAATCCCGTACAGCAGCAGCTCCCAAGTGGCTCCGCAGGAGTCAGCGCCTCTGTGGCAAATGTCAAGGTAGTGGTAGCAGCTGATGGTAATCGTTCGAGTGCCAGCAGCGAGGGATTCTGTGAAAACGATGATTTCGGCGGCGACACTAGTAGCAGTCACAATTACTGCCCACCTGGACAAGCGGTTGTGCCTGGCCAAAAGTCAGCCCTCACGGAGTCGGACTCGCAGAGCAGCTTTGATGCAGTGTCGCAGCAGAGCAAGGATGAGGTGCCAGTAGGAGGAGTGGGTGTCACAGTGGGCGTAGAACAAGTCCTCTCCACATCGGACACTTCGTCTGCTTCCTCGGCATCTTCATCGGCCTCGACAGCTTCGGGGAGCTCAAACAGTTCCACTTCCTCTATGCTGATGGCTGGTCAGGAGGCTACTGTTGGAGCTGGAGGCGGAGTGCAGCAGACACCTCGTCGATTGAGCAAGGATGAATCCTTTAGCAGCAGTAGCGACGAGTTTAACCAAGGAACAGTGGGTGGATCAGCAAGTGGAGTGGGTGGAGCCGCTGGAAACGGATCAGCTCTAGGGGAACCAGTACAGGAAGGAGAGGGAGCAACAGCTGGTGGAGATCTCACGCCAGTGCCCAGCACTTCAGCAGCAGCTAGAGCCGCTTTGGCCGCCAGCTCAACGGTGCCTGTGATGCCCACTGCACCTCATCTTGTAACCAGCGCTGCAGGAGGGATGGGAGCTCTGGGACTGGGTGCTTCAGTGGACCAGCCATCCACCTCATCCGCGCACACATCCCGAACTCTGGCAGCAGCAGTAGCGGCCTCCAGCGACAAACCGCATGTCTTCTCCAATGTCCGACCCACAGAAGACGCTTGGGATATACTGTTGGCCAGAGCTGAGGGACTGCATGCTCACGGTCACGGCGGTGAAGCTTGCATCCTGGCAGTACGTCTGGCAGAGCAGATGCTGGCCAATCCTCCCAATCTTCTCCTGGAACTGCCACCCGCACCTAAGAGAAAAGGCAAGAAGCAGAACGTAAATCCCATTTCACATCAGCTGACAGTCGTGGCCTCCGCTACACTGTCCAAGTGCGCTTTCCTATGCACAGTGCTCTCGGAGAACTCGGAACACTACCACATTGGTTTTCGAATATGTCTGTTCGCATTGGAGATGCCACGACCGCCCGCCAGCACCAAACCCCTTGAGGTGAAGTTGGCCAACCAGGAGGCGGACATACTGGCTCTCCTCAAGCGTCTGCCGCTGGGATCGGCGGAGCTTCAGGTAATCCGAGAGCGAGCGGAGCAGCTCCGCAGTGGAACCTTTAAGACACGAGGGGAGGCTTTGCTGCCGATTAACCTGGCCACTTTTATATTCGATGCTCTGGTTACCCTCAGCCCTGCAGGTGGCTCTGCGATTGGCCCTGGGGTGGCTTCTTCAAGCGGTGGAGCTAGTGCGGCAGGTAAATCCATTGTCAGCACGGGCCCCCGTTTACTGCTGTACAAGCATAACAGCGATGAGAGTCTTGGATTCGATGCTGCAGTGGCAGCTCTGGGATTAAAAGCCAATGTCTCGGAAGCAGAGCATCCGTTGCTGTGTGAAGGAACCCGCCGACAACGTGGGGATCTCGCTCTCACATTGCTTTCTCATTACAAGGATGACCCCCGCAAAATAGCCAAGATAATGGATAAGTTGCTGGACAGGGACATACACACTCTTCTAAATGCGCCGCTCCTGCCCGCATACTATTCGAGTAATCCACCAGTGAGGACGCCAAGTAATCAGCCAACGCGCCGGGAGGAGCACGATTATGGAGGTGGCTCTGGATGCGCCTCCTCCAACTGCAATCCGGTAGCCAATCTGTGTGAGCTTCTTCCAACGGATTACGGCAGTGTAGGAGGAAACAGTCGACCACACAGCTCCACGAGCGCCGAACTGGAGCTGAGTATGTGCGCTTTGAGCATGGCCAGCAGTGGCAGCCAGTCGGGTGGAGGCCAAGGTATAGTTCCCACCCCGAATGCCGCAGGAACCACGGGGACACCTAGTTCCAGCAGCACTACGGCCAGTGGAAGTCAAAATCCCAACGGAAATCCCAGTGGTGGTAGTGGAGGAGGAAACGGTGGCGGTGGCAACGGTGGTGGAggtggcggtggtggtggaAGCTCCAGCAGCAGCCGAAGCAAGGAAAGCCGCTACAAGGGAAAGAGGGCATACCCTTCGATACCAAACCAGCCATCGGAGGCCAGTGCCCACTTCATGTTCGAGCTGGCCAAAAATGTGCTGACGAAGGCCGGCGGCAATAGTTCCACATCGCTGTTCACTCAGGCAAGCACCAGCCAAAATCACCATGGACCTCATCGTGCTCTTCACATGTGCGCTTTCCAGTTGGGCTTGTATGCTCTGGGTCTGCACAACTGCGTCAGTCCCAATTGGTTGTCCAGGACCTACTCGTCGCACGTCTCGTGGATCCTGGGGCAAGCGATGGAGATCGGAGCGCCGGCAATTAGTTTTCTGATTGACACTTGGGAGGCGCACCTCACGCCTCCCGAAGCGGCTGGTATGGCGGATCGCGCATCTCGTGGATGGGACAGCAATATGGTTTACCCGGCGGCGGAGCTGGCCCTATCTGTTCTGCCTCATGCAGCTGCACTTAATCCGAACGAGATCCAGCGGGCGATCCTGCAGTGCAAGGAGCAGAGCGATCTAATGCTGGAGCGGGCTTGTCTTACCGTGGAGACAGCTGCTAAAGGCGGTGGTGTCTATCCGGAGGTGCTGTTCCAGGTGGCTCGCTATTGGTACGAATTGTACATGCGAAACACGCCGAATAACAGCGAGCACGAGCCGCACGACGACACCATGGACCATTCGGCCGTAAGTCTGAGCGCCCTGATCGAGTCCCAGCAGCAGCATGagctccagcagcagcagcaggcagtgcaacagcaacaggcggtgcagcagcaacagcaggcagtgcagcaacaacagcaggtggtacagcagcaacagcagctcGGTATGGCCAATTCCGGGGTGCCAGGAGGAGTGGGTCCTGGACCTGGTCTCCCTGTCGCCGTGCCCCCGCCCGTAGTTGGCTCTGTGCAGAATCCGCAGGCCCAGTTCCAGCCCGTAGGCGTCGCCTCGCTGGCTCCCCTCGGACTAGCGCCGTATCCACCGTACAGTTTTTGTCAGGGCTTATACGCTCATCACCACAACCTAAGCTATCCGCCCGGACAGATGCAAATGTATATCTCGGCGGGACCTCCGCCGCCTCCGCAGGCCTATGGTGGTTACCAACAGGCGCCGCCCCAGCCGCCGCCAAAtccgcagcaacaacagcaggtTGTGCAACAACAagtgcaacagcagcagcaggtggtgcaacagcagcagcaacaggttCAGATGGCGGGTCAGGCTCCACCGGGCCATCCCGGTCAGCAGGGTCATCCGGGCCAGCCGCCTTCTGGCTTCCAGCAACCACCGCTGCCGGGAGCATTTCAGGCGCTGCCACCGCAGGCCTACCAGGCGATGCAGGCTCCTCCGGGCCCGCCGATGGGACCGCCACAGGGCTATTATGGACCACCGCCGCCTCCGCCTCCAAACGGACCGCCCGGGGTGGGCGTGAGCGTAATGCCAATGCGCCAGCATCAGCACCAGCATCCCGTGTACCCCTTCATGCAGCAGGCGCCGCCGCAAccgcaacaacagcaacaaccgCCGCCCTCACAGCCACCTGTGCGACAGCGACAGCCTCATCAATTTAC ATCCACCCAGCTGCGGTATCTGCTGGCCGCCTACAACGTGGGCATGCTGGCTATGGAAACGCTAGCGAGACGTGTTCACGATGACCGGCCGCAAGCAAAGTACGCCCGAAACCCGCCGTACGGCGAGGATGTAAAATGGCTGCTGCGCATCAGCAAGAAGCTAGGCACCCAGTATCTGCACCAGTTCTGCATCTGCGCGGTCAACTCGATCGTAAGTCCGTTCGTGTTGCACGACGTGGCCATCGAATCCGCCCATTATCTGGGCAGAAACAACCACCAACTGGTGATGCAGCACCTGCGCTCTGCGCTCACACCGCTCGTCCAGAAGTGCCAGCAGAT GTATATTCAATGCATCCATCAGAAGCTTTACCATCTGACTCAAGGCGACTATGAGGAGTTTGCCAGCATCGTTGTTGCAGCCCGCGCCGCCTTCCAAATCACACCCGAGGGTAGCGCCCAATTCAAGGACTGGCTGCAGTCTATCAAGCG ATCAAAATCGTGCAAGAAAGAGCTGTGGACCCAGATCAATGCGGCTCTACAAAGCAACTCCAAATGA